A window of the Rhizobium sp. ACO-34A genome harbors these coding sequences:
- a CDS encoding F0F1 ATP synthase subunit beta — translation MEATDDGDRMSNKSAIEGKVIAIRGAVVDIAFPGGGGLPAIEDALIIEDGTDRTVVAEVQAHIDPLTVRAIALQATTGLRRGTPVRSAGGPITVPVGEAVLGRLLDVTGRIGDGGAELPADAPLRPIHRAPPELSRQTGASTIFETGIKVIDLLTPLAQGGKAAMFGGAGVGKTVLVMELIHAMVESYQGISVFAGVGERSREGHEMLLDMTGSGVLTRTALVYGQMNEPPGARWRVPMTALTIAEYFRDEKHQNVLLLMDNVFRFVQAGAEVSGLLGRLPSRVGYQPTLASEVAALQERIASVGDAAITAIEAVYVPADDFTDPAVTTIAAHVDSMVVLSRDMAAEGIYPAVDPIASSSILLDPMVVGEEHAEVAMEVRRTIEHYRELQDVISLLGVEELGSDDRRIVERARRLQRFLTQPFAVTEAFTGVPGRSVKIADTIAGCKAILSGACDSWQESSLYMVGTLDEAREKEEAAHKTSNGADGAANGAASAKENEGAAA, via the coding sequence CTGGAAGCCACGGACGACGGGGACCGCATGAGCAACAAGAGTGCGATCGAGGGCAAGGTCATTGCCATTCGCGGCGCTGTGGTCGATATCGCCTTTCCCGGAGGCGGCGGGCTGCCGGCCATCGAGGATGCGCTGATTATCGAGGACGGTACGGACAGGACCGTGGTCGCCGAGGTTCAGGCCCATATCGATCCGCTGACCGTGCGCGCCATCGCGCTTCAGGCCACGACCGGCCTCCGGCGCGGCACGCCCGTTCGCAGCGCCGGCGGGCCGATCACGGTTCCGGTCGGCGAGGCCGTTCTCGGACGCCTGCTCGACGTCACCGGCAGGATCGGCGATGGCGGCGCGGAGCTTCCGGCCGATGCGCCGCTTCGACCCATCCATCGCGCCCCGCCCGAACTTTCCCGCCAGACCGGGGCCTCGACGATCTTCGAGACCGGCATCAAGGTGATCGATTTGCTGACACCGCTCGCCCAGGGCGGCAAGGCCGCGATGTTCGGCGGCGCGGGTGTGGGCAAGACGGTGCTGGTGATGGAGCTGATCCACGCCATGGTGGAAAGCTATCAGGGCATTTCCGTTTTCGCCGGTGTCGGCGAACGCTCCCGCGAGGGTCATGAAATGCTGCTGGACATGACCGGTTCCGGCGTTCTCACCCGCACCGCGCTCGTTTACGGCCAGATGAACGAGCCGCCCGGCGCGCGCTGGCGGGTGCCGATGACGGCGCTGACCATTGCCGAATATTTCCGCGACGAGAAGCATCAGAACGTGCTGCTCCTGATGGATAACGTCTTCCGCTTCGTGCAGGCGGGGGCCGAGGTTTCCGGCCTGCTCGGCCGGCTTCCGTCCCGCGTCGGTTACCAGCCGACGCTTGCAAGCGAGGTCGCGGCGTTGCAGGAGCGGATCGCCTCCGTCGGCGATGCGGCGATCACCGCCATCGAGGCGGTCTATGTTCCGGCCGACGACTTTACCGACCCGGCGGTCACCACCATTGCCGCCCATGTCGACAGCATGGTGGTGTTGTCCCGCGACATGGCGGCGGAAGGCATCTATCCCGCTGTCGATCCCATCGCCTCGTCCTCCATCCTGCTCGACCCCATGGTGGTCGGCGAGGAACATGCGGAGGTGGCGATGGAGGTGCGCAGGACCATCGAGCATTACCGCGAGCTGCAGGACGTCATCTCGCTTCTCGGCGTCGAGGAACTGGGCAGCGACGACCGCCGCATCGTCGAGCGCGCGCGCCGGCTGCAGCGCTTCCTCACCCAGCCTTTTGCCGTCACCGAGGCCTTTACCGGCGTTCCCGGCCGCTCCGTGAAGATCGCCGACACCATTGCCGGGTGCAAGGCGATCCTGTCGGGCGCCTGCGACAGCTGGCAGGAAAGTTCGCTCTACATGGTCGGTACGCTGGACGAGGCCCGCGAGAAGGAAGAGGCCGCGCACAAGACGAGCAACGGGGCCGATGGTGCGGCCAATGGCGCTGCAAGCGCCAAGGAGAATGAAGGAGCGGCGGCATGA
- a CDS encoding F0F1 ATP synthase subunit epsilon (produces ATP from ADP in the presence of a proton gradient across the membrane; the epsilon subunit is part of the catalytic core of the ATP synthase complex) — protein MTGGLHLLISTPSALLVDLQDVASVRAEDESGSFGLLPGHADLLTVLPASVIRWRDRDGAMHYCAQSGGVFSITGGREIRIACRQATVGDDLSRLEAEVQTMRAALSDTGRRSRVEAMRLHANAVRQLTRLLRADAGSANGINPLGGLGP, from the coding sequence ATGACCGGAGGTCTGCATCTTCTCATTTCGACGCCTTCGGCCCTGCTGGTCGATCTTCAGGATGTGGCCTCCGTTCGCGCGGAAGACGAGAGCGGCAGCTTCGGGCTTCTTCCCGGCCATGCGGACCTGCTGACGGTTCTGCCGGCCTCCGTGATCCGCTGGCGTGATCGCGACGGGGCCATGCATTACTGCGCCCAGAGCGGCGGCGTGTTTTCCATCACTGGTGGCCGCGAGATCCGCATCGCCTGCCGGCAGGCAACCGTCGGTGACGATCTTTCCCGGCTGGAAGCCGAGGTGCAGACGATGCGCGCGGCCCTTTCCGATACCGGCCGCCGTTCGCGCGTCGAGGCAATGCGGCTGCATGCCAATGCCGTGCGTCAGCTCACCCGCCTGCTGCGCGCCGATGCCGGCAGCGCCAACGGCATCAACCCGCTCGGAGGCCTCGGTCCATGA
- a CDS encoding ATP synthase subunit — protein sequence MTPPIQPPPTTPPKEPPAEEKLTEAARRAAKRERQGVDDPEPSLGARLGQIGILGWSIVVPTLLALVVGRWLDRTFATGVFFTAPLIMIGAALGLRSAWKWMHRQ from the coding sequence ATGACGCCCCCGATACAGCCCCCGCCAACGACCCCGCCGAAGGAGCCGCCGGCAGAAGAGAAACTGACCGAAGCCGCCCGCCGCGCCGCAAAACGCGAACGGCAGGGCGTGGATGACCCGGAGCCCTCGCTCGGCGCAAGGCTCGGCCAGATCGGCATTCTCGGCTGGAGCATCGTGGTACCGACGCTGCTGGCGCTGGTGGTCGGCCGCTGGCTCGACCGGACATTCGCGACCGGGGTGTTCTTCACCGCCCCGCTGATCATGATCGGCGCGGCGCTCGGCCTGCGCTCCGCATGGAAATGGATGCACCGCCAATGA
- a CDS encoding ATP synthase F0 subunit A, with translation MNSPLAIEPLFHIGPVSITQPVVVTWVIMLLLGLGSWLVTRRLSLKPSRTQAFLEMVVEIIDSQIRDTMQADPRPYRALIGSLFIYVLVANWSSLVPGIEPPTAHIETDAALALIVLAATIGYGVRALGLAGYLKTFAEPSWVMIPLNIIEQITRTFSLIVRLFGNVMSGVFVVGIVLSLAGLLVPIPLMALDLLTGAVQAYIFAVLATVFIGAAISEAASASQEKPFGPTPAPQPGPLPSAKEQKSP, from the coding sequence ATGAACTCGCCGCTTGCCATCGAGCCGTTGTTTCATATCGGCCCCGTATCGATCACCCAGCCGGTGGTCGTGACCTGGGTGATCATGCTGCTGCTCGGCCTCGGATCGTGGCTCGTGACGCGCCGCCTGTCGCTCAAGCCTTCCCGCACCCAGGCATTTCTGGAAATGGTGGTGGAGATCATCGACAGCCAGATACGCGACACCATGCAGGCCGATCCCCGCCCCTATCGCGCGCTGATCGGTTCGCTGTTCATCTATGTGCTTGTCGCCAACTGGTCGTCGCTGGTGCCCGGCATCGAGCCGCCGACCGCCCATATCGAGACGGACGCGGCGCTGGCGCTGATCGTGCTGGCGGCGACCATCGGTTACGGCGTTCGCGCGCTCGGGCTTGCCGGCTATCTGAAGACCTTCGCCGAGCCGAGCTGGGTGATGATCCCGCTCAACATCATCGAGCAGATCACCCGGACGTTCTCGCTGATCGTGCGCCTGTTCGGCAATGTGATGAGCGGCGTCTTCGTCGTCGGCATCGTGCTGTCGCTCGCCGGCCTTCTCGTGCCCATTCCGCTGATGGCGCTCGATCTGCTGACCGGTGCCGTGCAAGCCTACATCTTCGCGGTGCTGGCGACCGTCTTCATCGGCGCGGCGATCAGCGAGGCGGCATCCGCGTCTCAGGAAAAGCCGTTCGGACCAACGCCCGCCCCTCAACCTGGCCCCCTGCCATCTGCCAAGGAGCAGAAGTCCCCATGA
- a CDS encoding ATP synthase F0 subunit C has translation MNVIGIVSIIAAALAVSFGAIGPALAEGRAVAAAMDAIARQPEAAGTLSRTLFVGLAMIETMAIYCLVIALLVLFANPYATA, from the coding sequence ATGAACGTGATCGGTATCGTCTCAATCATCGCGGCAGCGCTTGCCGTTTCCTTCGGAGCCATCGGTCCGGCGCTCGCCGAAGGCCGCGCGGTCGCCGCCGCCATGGATGCCATCGCCCGCCAGCCGGAAGCGGCCGGAACCCTGTCGCGCACGCTGTTCGTCGGTCTGGCGATGATCGAGACCATGGCGATCTACTGCCTCGTCATCGCGCTGCTGGTGCTCTTCGCCAACCCTTACGCCACCGCCTGA
- a CDS encoding ATPase: MHIDWWTLALQTINVLVLVWILQRFLLKPVAAIIEARQAAAAKLLADAEGVKATAEAERQKATEEAARTAAGRDEVLKAAAAQGETARAAMLADARSEADKVRLAANAEIERSRKENAAADEAHARALAVEIARRLFSRLPDDAKVSGFIDGLADAVAALPQESRSGVANGVPLALKAPRPLTATEEETCRAHLSAAFGHPVEISVVSDPELIAGLEIDTRHALVRNSFRADLDRIAEELGRGAATS; encoded by the coding sequence ATGCACATCGACTGGTGGACCCTCGCCCTTCAGACGATCAACGTCCTCGTGCTCGTCTGGATTCTGCAGCGCTTCCTGCTGAAACCCGTCGCCGCGATCATCGAGGCGCGACAGGCCGCGGCCGCGAAGCTTCTGGCGGATGCCGAAGGCGTGAAGGCGACCGCCGAGGCGGAACGGCAGAAGGCGACCGAGGAAGCGGCAAGGACGGCCGCCGGCCGCGACGAGGTGCTGAAAGCCGCCGCAGCTCAGGGCGAGACCGCAAGGGCCGCGATGCTCGCCGATGCCCGCAGCGAGGCGGACAAGGTGCGGCTCGCCGCCAATGCCGAGATCGAGCGCAGCCGCAAGGAAAACGCCGCCGCCGATGAAGCCCATGCCCGCGCGCTCGCCGTCGAGATTGCCCGCCGGCTCTTCTCCCGCCTGCCCGACGATGCGAAGGTCTCGGGCTTCATCGACGGTCTTGCCGACGCGGTCGCGGCCTTGCCGCAGGAAAGCCGGTCGGGCGTCGCCAACGGCGTTCCGCTGGCGCTGAAAGCGCCCCGGCCGCTGACGGCGACCGAGGAAGAGACCTGCCGCGCGCACCTGTCCGCCGCGTTCGGCCATCCGGTCGAGATCAGCGTGGTGAGCGATCCGGAACTGATCGCCGGTCTGGAGATCGATACGCGGCATGCGCTGGTGCGCAACAGTTTCCGCGCCGATCTCGACCGCATTGCCGAGGAACTGGGCCGAGGAGCCGCAACGTCATGA
- a CDS encoding F0F1 ATP synthase subunit alpha: MTAADNTVSDWFSRGREAIERAVLAPDAEAVGRVEHVADDVAAISGLPDVRLNELLMFDGGRTGFALTLDANAISAVLLDDGAAIEAGSRVTGTGEVVRVPVGRGLLGRVVDPLGRPLDGGPPIVADGHDPIEKPAPAIIDRDLVSRPVETGILVVDALFALGRGQRELIIGDRATGKTAIAMDTIINQKNSDIVSVYVAVGQRATAVERVIEAVRSHGAMDRSIFVVAPASSSPGLQWIAPFAGFTMAEYFRDRGGHALIVIDDLSKHAATHRELALLTREPPGREAYPGDVFYLHARMLERAAMLSEKLGGGSLTALPIAETDAGNLSAYIPTNLISITDGQIVLNSRLFTANQRPAVDVGLSVSRVGGKAQHPALRQVSGRVRLQYSQFQELEMFTRFGGISDTRVKAQMQRGEHIRMLLSQPRFSNLRMIDQIALLAALDTGALDGLSAAQLATLRTRLAAHLDAHATAAASAIAEGKQLDDQQRADLVTAIERLAASISATPADGEA; the protein is encoded by the coding sequence ATGACGGCAGCAGACAACACCGTTTCCGACTGGTTCTCCAGGGGCCGCGAAGCCATCGAGCGCGCGGTGCTCGCGCCTGATGCGGAGGCTGTCGGCCGGGTCGAGCATGTCGCCGACGACGTGGCGGCGATTTCCGGCCTGCCGGATGTCAGGCTGAATGAACTCCTGATGTTCGACGGCGGGCGCACCGGCTTTGCGCTGACGCTGGATGCCAATGCGATCAGCGCCGTGCTGCTGGACGACGGTGCGGCCATCGAGGCGGGATCGCGGGTAACGGGAACCGGCGAAGTGGTGCGCGTGCCGGTCGGGCGCGGTCTGCTCGGCCGCGTGGTCGATCCTCTGGGACGTCCGCTCGACGGCGGCCCGCCCATCGTCGCGGATGGACATGACCCCATCGAGAAGCCCGCGCCGGCGATCATCGACCGCGATCTCGTCTCGCGGCCCGTCGAGACCGGCATTCTCGTGGTCGATGCCCTTTTCGCGCTCGGCCGCGGCCAGCGCGAACTCATCATCGGCGACCGCGCCACCGGCAAGACCGCGATTGCCATGGATACGATCATCAACCAGAAGAACAGCGACATCGTCAGCGTCTATGTCGCGGTGGGCCAGCGGGCGACGGCTGTCGAGCGCGTCATCGAGGCCGTGCGCAGCCATGGCGCGATGGACCGCTCCATCTTCGTCGTCGCGCCCGCCTCGTCTTCCCCCGGCCTGCAATGGATCGCGCCGTTTGCCGGCTTCACCATGGCGGAATATTTCCGCGACCGGGGCGGCCATGCCCTGATCGTCATCGACGATCTCAGCAAGCATGCCGCGACCCATCGCGAGCTGGCGCTGCTCACCCGCGAGCCGCCGGGCCGCGAGGCCTATCCGGGCGATGTCTTCTACCTGCATGCCCGCATGCTGGAGCGGGCCGCGATGCTCTCGGAAAAGCTTGGCGGCGGATCGCTCACCGCGCTGCCGATTGCCGAAACCGATGCCGGCAACCTCTCGGCCTATATCCCGACCAACCTGATCTCCATCACCGACGGCCAGATCGTCTTGAATTCCCGCCTGTTCACCGCCAACCAGCGGCCGGCGGTGGATGTCGGCCTCAGCGTCAGCCGCGTCGGCGGCAAGGCGCAGCACCCGGCGCTCAGGCAGGTTTCCGGCCGCGTCCGCCTGCAATATTCGCAGTTCCAGGAGCTGGAAATGTTCACCCGCTTTGGCGGCATTTCCGATACCCGCGTCAAGGCGCAGATGCAGCGCGGCGAACATATCCGCATGCTCTTGTCGCAGCCGCGCTTTTCCAATCTCAGGATGATCGACCAGATCGCGCTTCTGGCCGCTTTGGATACCGGCGCGCTCGACGGTCTTTCGGCGGCGCAACTCGCGACCCTTCGAACCCGTCTTGCCGCCCATCTCGACGCCCACGCCACGGCGGCGGCCAGCGCGATTGCCGAAGGAAAGCAGCTCGACGATCAACAGCGGGCCGATCTCGTGACCGCCATCGAACGGCTGGCCGCCTCGATCTCCGCGACGCCGGCGGATGGAGAAGCGTAA
- a CDS encoding IS4 family transposase yields MRHENSVFHQIQQPIPWSVFDRLVDEHKADHRVRRLTTKAQFLALLFGQLSGAGSLREIEAGLSSHAARLYHVGGRPVARATLADANARRPADVFSKLFSHMAAHAGRRTRRHLGDSLRVLDATRVKLSSLSQGWADMIGGKHAAKLHITYDPNADAPLSMALTGQRTNDITPAKKIAIEPGVTYVFDLGYYDFAWWARIDRAKACFVTRLKSHTIVTTAITAKDEAGGATKASAARRPATVSAGRSIGLAGKAPADATATILSDRIGHLPKRMAGSRRNPFHRQVREITVRISTGKVIRLVTNDLDAPAQEIAGLYKQRWRIELFFKWIKQNLKIRHFLGASENAVRIQVFVALIAYLLLRAAQACQLAITKPLAFARLVRLNIMHRRPIDTLKRAREKPKADPSQFSLPLTGS; encoded by the coding sequence ATGCGGCATGAGAATAGCGTCTTTCATCAGATCCAACAGCCTATTCCGTGGTCGGTGTTCGATCGGCTTGTGGATGAGCACAAGGCTGATCACCGGGTGCGCCGGTTGACGACGAAGGCGCAGTTCCTGGCGTTGCTGTTCGGTCAGCTTTCGGGCGCTGGCAGCCTGCGCGAGATCGAGGCCGGGCTGTCGAGCCACGCGGCGCGGCTCTATCACGTCGGCGGCCGGCCGGTCGCCCGCGCCACGCTGGCCGACGCCAATGCCCGCCGTCCGGCCGATGTGTTTTCCAAGCTGTTTTCCCACATGGCCGCCCACGCCGGGCGCAGGACACGCCGCCATCTCGGCGACAGCCTGCGCGTGCTCGATGCCACCCGCGTCAAACTCTCCTCTCTGTCTCAGGGCTGGGCCGACATGATCGGCGGCAAGCATGCCGCCAAGCTGCACATAACCTATGATCCCAACGCAGACGCGCCGCTGTCGATGGCCTTGACCGGCCAGAGAACCAACGACATCACGCCTGCCAAGAAGATCGCGATCGAGCCCGGCGTCACCTATGTCTTCGACCTCGGCTATTACGATTTCGCCTGGTGGGCCAGGATCGACAGGGCAAAGGCCTGCTTCGTCACCCGCCTGAAGAGCCATACCATCGTCACCACGGCCATCACCGCGAAGGACGAGGCAGGCGGCGCGACCAAGGCAAGCGCCGCTCGCAGGCCGGCCACGGTGTCAGCCGGGCGGTCAATCGGGCTCGCGGGCAAGGCGCCAGCCGACGCGACCGCCACCATCCTGTCCGACAGGATCGGCCACCTGCCCAAGCGCATGGCCGGCTCGCGGCGCAATCCCTTCCACAGACAAGTGCGCGAGATCACCGTCCGGATCAGCACAGGCAAGGTCATCCGGCTGGTCACCAACGACCTCGACGCACCGGCACAGGAGATCGCCGGTCTCTACAAGCAGCGCTGGCGCATCGAACTGTTCTTCAAGTGGATCAAGCAGAACCTCAAGATCCGCCACTTTCTCGGCGCGTCGGAAAACGCCGTGCGCATCCAGGTCTTCGTCGCCCTCATCGCCTATCTCCTGCTGCGCGCCGCTCAAGCCTGCCAGCTCGCCATCACAAAGCCGCTCGCCTTCGCACGCCTCGTGCGCCTCAACATCATGCATCGCCGCCCAATCGACACTCTGAAAAGAGCGCGTGAAAAACCAAAAGCCGATCCAAGCCAATTCTCGCTACCGCTCACCGGAAGTTAA
- a CDS encoding nitroreductase family protein: MTVNSRTATHPIEPVFLNRWSPRAFTGEAISEPELLSLLEAGRWAPSAFNAQPWHFIYARRDTPQWEKLLGLLNDFNRSWAQTASALVIIASKTTLQAPGAAEETPSYTHSFDAGAAWGAIALQAAYSGWQAHGMAGFDHERTRKELNIPDNYRIEAAFAIGRVGDKSILPEALQQREIPSPRKPLAEIATEGSFERG; the protein is encoded by the coding sequence ATCACAGTGAACTCGAGAACGGCCACCCATCCGATCGAGCCGGTCTTCCTCAATCGCTGGTCGCCGCGCGCCTTTACCGGCGAGGCGATCTCCGAGCCTGAACTGCTCTCCCTGCTGGAGGCCGGCCGCTGGGCTCCCTCGGCCTTCAACGCGCAGCCGTGGCACTTCATCTATGCGCGCCGGGACACGCCGCAGTGGGAAAAGCTGCTCGGCCTGCTCAACGACTTCAACCGCAGCTGGGCGCAGACGGCTTCGGCGCTGGTCATCATCGCATCGAAGACCACCCTGCAGGCACCGGGTGCGGCGGAAGAAACCCCGTCCTACACCCATTCCTTCGACGCCGGCGCAGCCTGGGGCGCAATCGCCCTTCAGGCCGCCTATTCGGGCTGGCAGGCCCATGGCATGGCCGGCTTCGACCATGAGCGGACCCGCAAGGAACTGAACATCCCGGATAACTACCGGATCGAAGCCGCCTTCGCCATCGGCCGCGTCGGCGACAAGTCGATCCTGCCGGAAGCCCTGCAGCAGCGCGAAATCCCGAGCCCGCGAAAGCCGCTCGCCGAAATCGCCACCGAAGGCTCCTTCGAGCGCGGCTGA
- a CDS encoding aldehyde dehydrogenase family protein, with protein sequence MLDKRKFYIDGAWVDPIAPNDLDVINPATEQPVAVISMGSAADIDRAVAAAKKAFQSYSRTSLDERIALLEKLLAIYTRRYDEMARTITLELGAPITMSTEQQAHVGIGHLEGFIDGLKRLKTREELPNGDLVLREPVGVCGLITPWNWPINQIALKVVPALATGSTCVLKPSEFTPLNAILYAEMVHEAGFPAGTFNLVNGDGLNVGAALSKHRDVDMMSFTGSTRAGTAVSRDAAETVKRVTLELGGKSPNIVFEDADLEERVTGSVLECFNNSGQSCDAPTRLLVQRSVYDKAVDIAKRAGSAVSVGNPEEEGAHIGPLVSDIQYGRVQALITASIAEGAELLVGGAGRPEGFETGYYVKPTIFAGVNNGMRIAREEVFGPVLAIIAFDTEEEAIEIANDTAYGLAAYVQTGDAARAERVAGRLRAGMVHINGAPHRYGSPFGGYKQSGNGREGGIFGLEDFLEIKTVHRPDAN encoded by the coding sequence ATGCTCGACAAACGCAAATTCTACATCGACGGCGCATGGGTGGACCCGATTGCGCCCAATGACCTCGACGTCATCAACCCGGCGACGGAACAGCCCGTCGCGGTGATCTCGATGGGCAGCGCCGCCGATATCGACCGCGCCGTCGCGGCCGCGAAGAAGGCGTTCCAAAGCTACAGCCGCACCAGCCTCGACGAGCGCATCGCGCTTCTGGAAAAGCTGCTGGCGATCTATACACGCCGCTATGACGAGATGGCCCGCACCATCACACTCGAACTCGGCGCGCCCATCACCATGAGCACCGAGCAGCAGGCCCATGTCGGCATCGGCCATCTCGAAGGCTTCATCGATGGCCTGAAGCGCTTGAAGACGCGCGAGGAACTGCCGAACGGCGACCTCGTGCTGCGCGAGCCGGTCGGCGTCTGCGGGCTGATCACGCCGTGGAACTGGCCGATCAACCAGATCGCGCTCAAGGTCGTGCCGGCACTCGCCACCGGTTCGACCTGCGTGCTGAAGCCTTCCGAATTCACACCGCTCAACGCCATTCTTTATGCGGAAATGGTGCATGAAGCGGGCTTCCCGGCAGGCACCTTCAACCTCGTCAACGGCGACGGCCTGAATGTGGGGGCCGCCCTTTCGAAGCATCGCGACGTCGACATGATGTCGTTCACCGGCTCGACCCGGGCGGGAACGGCGGTCAGCCGCGATGCGGCCGAAACGGTCAAGCGCGTGACGCTCGAACTCGGCGGCAAGTCGCCCAACATCGTCTTCGAGGATGCCGATCTGGAGGAGCGCGTTACCGGCAGCGTGCTCGAATGCTTCAACAATTCCGGCCAGTCCTGCGATGCGCCGACCCGGCTTCTGGTGCAGCGCTCCGTCTATGACAAGGCCGTCGATATCGCGAAACGCGCGGGCTCGGCGGTCAGCGTTGGCAATCCTGAGGAAGAGGGCGCCCATATCGGGCCACTCGTCAGCGACATCCAGTATGGCCGCGTGCAGGCGCTGATTACAGCCAGCATCGCGGAAGGCGCCGAACTTCTGGTCGGCGGCGCGGGCAGGCCGGAAGGCTTCGAGACCGGCTATTACGTCAAGCCGACGATCTTTGCCGGAGTGAACAACGGCATGCGGATCGCCCGCGAGGAGGTGTTCGGACCGGTGCTCGCCATCATTGCCTTCGACACCGAGGAAGAGGCGATCGAAATCGCCAACGACACCGCTTATGGCCTTGCCGCTTATGTCCAGACGGGCGATGCGGCGCGGGCTGAGCGGGTGGCCGGCCGGCTTCGCGCCGGCATGGTGCATATCAACGGCGCTCCCCATCGCTATGGCAGCCCCTTCGGCGGCTACAAGCAATCCGGTAACGGCCGCGAAGGCGGTATCTTCGGGCTGGAAGACTTCCTCGAAATCAAGACGGTCCACCGTCCCGACGCAAACTGA
- a CDS encoding MBL fold metallo-hydrolase, producing MKPRMRPQDWYSVRRLDDDVTFISEPHIQEFYRCNIWHVRGRDRDMLVDSGMGVVSLREWVPLTTERELIAVASHTHFDHIGCHHEFECRAVHSAEADLLADPTRENTLADPYVTDEIFDALPPEPYCSKCYAVKRAPATRILEDGDVIDLGDRHFEVIHTPGHSPGGIALYEKATEILFSGDILYDGPLIEDTYHSNAADYLASMERLLTLPVRLVHGGHFPSFSGERYRDLIAGWLNEKQKTT from the coding sequence ATGAAGCCGCGCATGCGCCCGCAGGACTGGTACAGCGTCCGCCGTCTCGATGACGACGTGACCTTTATTTCCGAACCCCATATCCAGGAATTCTATCGCTGCAACATCTGGCATGTGCGCGGGCGCGACCGCGACATGCTGGTGGATAGCGGCATGGGCGTGGTGTCGCTGAGGGAATGGGTGCCGCTCACGACGGAGCGCGAGCTGATCGCGGTGGCGAGCCACACCCATTTCGACCATATCGGCTGCCATCACGAATTCGAGTGCCGCGCCGTGCATTCGGCGGAGGCCGATCTTCTGGCCGATCCGACGCGCGAGAACACGCTGGCCGACCCTTACGTGACCGACGAGATCTTCGACGCGCTGCCGCCGGAGCCCTATTGCTCGAAATGCTATGCGGTGAAGCGGGCGCCGGCGACCCGCATTCTGGAGGATGGCGACGTCATCGATCTCGGCGACCGGCACTTCGAGGTGATCCACACGCCGGGGCATTCTCCCGGCGGCATCGCACTCTACGAGAAGGCGACGGAAATCCTGTTTTCCGGCGATATCCTCTATGACGGTCCGCTGATCGAGGACACCTACCATTCCAACGCCGCCGATTACCTCGCCTCGATGGAGCGCCTGCTGACGCTTCCGGTGCGGCTGGTGCATGGCGGCCATTTTCCAAGCTTCAGCGGCGAACGCTACCGGGACCTCATCGCCGGCTGGTTGAATGAGAAGCAAAAGACGACCTGA